From one Citrobacter sp. Marseille-Q6884 genomic stretch:
- the marB gene encoding multiple antibiotic resistance protein MarB, which yields MKLLSSAMLALLLIVSGQSMAEQTTQPTRQNSRDAMMMPPAQEQSPFDFNHMGAGSDKSDELGVPYYNMRSL from the coding sequence ATGAAACTTCTGTCATCTGCAATGCTGGCCCTGCTGCTTATTGTTTCGGGTCAGAGCATGGCGGAACAAACCACTCAGCCCACACGACAAAATAGTCGTGATGCGATGATGATGCCTCCAGCACAGGAACAATCCCCGTTTGATTTCAATCATATGGGGGCTGGAAGCGATAAGTCCGACGAGTTGGGCGTGCCTTATTACAATATGCGCAGCCTGTAA
- the marA gene encoding MDR efflux pump AcrAB transcriptional activator MarA yields the protein MSRRNTDTITIHSILDWIENNLESPLSLEKVSERSGYSKWHLQRMFKKETGHSLGQYIRSRKMTEIAQKLKESNEPILYLAERYGFESQQTLTRTFKNYFDVPPHKYRMTNMHGESRYLHPLNQCHC from the coding sequence ATGTCCAGACGCAATACTGACACAATCACTATTCATAGCATTTTGGACTGGATCGAAAATAACCTTGAATCGCCGCTCTCACTGGAAAAAGTGTCTGAGCGTTCAGGTTACTCCAAATGGCACCTGCAACGGATGTTTAAAAAAGAGACTGGTCATTCATTAGGTCAATACATTCGCAGCCGCAAAATGACCGAAATAGCGCAAAAATTAAAAGAAAGTAACGAACCGATTCTCTACCTGGCGGAGCGTTACGGGTTTGAGTCTCAGCAAACGCTGACCCGGACATTCAAGAACTATTTTGATGTGCCGCCGCATAAGTACCGTATGACAAATATGCACGGAGAATCCCGTTATTTGCATCCACTAAATCAATGTCATTGCTAA